Proteins from a genomic interval of Diprion similis isolate iyDipSimi1 chromosome 10, iyDipSimi1.1, whole genome shotgun sequence:
- the LOC124411830 gene encoding uncharacterized protein LOC124411830 translates to MASSVAMVIFWSFLSLSHGPISVVAQDQFVIKEMKVECRRLMCGGKSRCVYRRSWCRSPPCPGMVFCSKEENSPVRIPSSCDSVRCSRSYHCSTRYVKDQRTGLNTDIRARCIAGSELKFQAASCAGFKCPGVHLSCILREPKCRGFPCRVLQACIPEDKAVRFHAQCIHTNCSSPDHCFLRQPQGCTTVSGCSHDVACLHRLGDKFLHPACRGVLCSGGSKCEPVFKPCITGGPSCNARPGCTSKFGNTSIAGHPSVPPRVTPGIPGIPEARQIPQSP, encoded by the exons ATGGCAAGTTCAGTGGCCATGGTAATTTTCTGGAGCTTCTTGAGCCTTTCGCATGGCCCAATATCCGTGGTGGCGCAGGACCAGTTCGTCATCAAAG AAATGAAAGTGGAGTGTCGTCGTCTGATGTGCGGTGGAAAATCGCGCTGTGTGTACAGAAGGAGTTGGTGCCGATCACCACCCTGTCCCGGCATGGTGTTTTGCAGTAAGGAGGAAAACAGCC CTGTACGAATACCAAGCTCCTGCGACAGTGTGCGATGCTCTCGAAGCTATCATTGCAGTACGAGATACGTAAAAGACCAGAGGACAGGTCTCAACACAGACATTAGAGCCCGCTGTATCGCTG GAAGCGAGTTGAAATTCCAGGCCGCAAGTTGCGCTGGATTCAAATGCCCAGGTGTTCATCTGTCCTGCATACTTCGCGAGCCAAAGTGCCGGGGGTTTCCCTGTCGCGTCCTTCAGGCCTGCATACCGGAAGACAAAGCGGTCCGGTTCCACGCGCAGTGCATCCACACCAACTGCTCGTCCCCTGATCACTGCTTTCTTCGACAACCGCAGGGCTGCACAACCGTAAGCGGATGCAGTCACGACGTGGCCTGTCTTCACAGGCTCG GAGATAAATTCCTGCACCCTGCATGTCGTGGTGTCCTTTGCTCTGGCGGCTCGAAGTGCGAGCCCGTTTTCAAACCGTGCATCACTGGAGGACCCTCGTGCAACGCGCGACCCGGATGTACATCTAAATTCGGGAATACCAGCATCGCTGGTCACCCGAGCGTACCGCCTAGGGTCACTCCAGGAATTCCGGGGATTCCCGAAGCTCGACAGATTCCTCAGTCTCCTTGA
- the LOC124411825 gene encoding transcription activator MSS11-like isoform X1 — translation MVMAGNENGAGLATEEPLTSRLQWLQQRRQALQEKLLQKNNELKNLCIDEAELTGILPPEIPLEPGESPPSFRRRVGTAFTYPQNLINKLKTTEAEESALELERQVQVGIAEAALGIFNDAGESKAVRRKHRLVYQQSQRRLQELDARLNFVRQAHGKSQRASQVPHVSSYATQPHPQRDGKHRTKKPRPPLESTGSDRSSKSSRGLLQEGGVSLSPLGQENNYSTYPGTGYQEPEHLHSPLTTVYNQNRMPHPIATVTTRQQSPKLLLDSDLNDNHNVYILPDQYRARTYSHGSGGSRNPNHYLDAERNYRPVPNTYTEQERLLRYRQLQLQQQQQQQQQQQQQQQQQQQQQLLQNHQQYPEYKVPDNEILRFHSTGPQFYQEMEGNVRRYVHTPDYQPGFGKQQQPQRREMREMVGSRVSLRTNGPPNDPHQPPGYWMRYEDEIIWCPDEQPVDKFGSLDRRKRHTSQHGKTTGGPNNADHQIRYHTVAGSKSTSLLPRHNVPLNPPQQEQTATQPPSRMLLRTQSLGSVETWNSGQSHDSQDKDTTDNASSKGKEKGWHETSLDSGPSPPAMSGIVHRPLIGGALKTKTVARDASVTEEPKRGPQSRYHQPQKIFEIPAESKLPDNNNERSLESPNNCTVVQAGKYQPYREVTKPFEMSDFYKYSTKYRKRNENAAAIPAASQSSIVIGTNATIAANSSSTSKLPQDPRVNMMIQMSQELRLENLEERTVPSPVQKRIYQPLQRMTCQPYNALRPEEGGEEWYVSEKEAASSATLV, via the exons ATGG TTATGGCAGGGAATGAGAATGGGGCGGGACTGGCGACGGAGGAACCGCTGACATCGAGGCTACAGTGGCTGCAGCAGCGTCGTCAAGCTCTGCAAGAAAAGTTACTTCAAAAGAACAACGAACTCAAAAATCTTTGTATAGACGAGGCTGAGCTAACCGGGATTCTGCCGCCGGAAATACCGCTGGAGCCTGGGGAAAGTCCCCCGAGTTTTCGGCGAAGAGTTGGCACTGCTTTTACCTATCCCCAAAATCTTATAAATAAACTCAAGACGACTGAAGCG GAGGAATCTGCGTTAGAATTGGAACGCCAAGTACAAGTTGGAATTGCCGAAGCTGCATTGGGAATCTTCAATGACGCAGGGGAGAGCAAAGCTGTACGTCGCAAGCACAGACTTGTCTATCAACAGAGTCAACGCCGTCTTCAGGAACTGGACGCTCGTCTCAACTTCGTCAGACAGGCGCACGGAAAGAGTCAGCGAGCTTCACAGGTTCCCCATGTTTCGTCGTACGCAACTCAACCCCATCCACAAAGAGATGGAAAGCATAGGACCAAAAAGCCTCGACCGCCGTTAGAATCAACTG GTAGCGACAGATCATCGAAATCGTCCAGAGGCTTGCTTCAAGAAGGCGGGGTCAGTCTCAGTCCCTTGGGGCAAGAGAACAACTACAGCACTTATCCAGGAACGGGATACCAGGAGCCAGAGCACCTGCACTCCCCGCTGACAACTGTCTACAATCAAAACCGTATGCCTCATCCGATAGCCACCGTCACAACTCGTCAGCAAAGTCCTAAGCTGCTTTTAGACAGCGACCTGAACGACAATCATAACGTGTACATACTCCCTGATCAATATCGTGCGAGAACCTATTCCCACGGAAGCGGAGGTTCGCGGAATCCGAACCACTACCTGGACGCGGAAAGAAATTATAGACCCGTCCCCAACACGTACACAGAACAGGAGAGGCTGCTGCGTTACCGGCAATTGCAGCttcaacagcagcagcagcagcaacaacaacaacaacaacaacaacaacaacaacaacagcaacagctgTTGCAAAATCATCAGCAATACCCAGAGTACAAAGTTCCCGACAATGAGATTCTACGGTTTCATTCCACCGGACCGCAGTTCTACCAGGAAATGGAAGGCAACGTTCGTCGTTACGTTCACACGCCTGACTATCAGCCGGGTTTCGGTAAGCAGCAACAACCCCAGCGGAGAGAAATGCGGGAAATGGTCGGTAGCAGAGTTTCGTTGAGAACGAATGGGCCCCCGAATGACCCGCACCAGCCACCCGGGTACTGGATGCGATACGAAGACGAGATAATTTGGTGCCCGGACGAGCAGCCGGTCGATAAATTCGGGAGCTTGGATCGCAGGAAGCGCCATACTTCTCAGCACGGAAAAACGACGGGAGGGCCGAATAATGCTGACCATCAGATTCGGTACCACACCGTGGCGGGGAGCAAAAGCACGTCGCTTCTACCGCGGCATAACGTTCCCCTGAATCCCCCGCAGCAGGAACAAACGGCAACTCAACCCCCGAGCAGGATGCTACTCAGAACACAATCTCTCGGGAGTGTAGAGACGTGGAATTCGGGACAGTCGCACGACTCACAGGACAAGGACACCACCGACAACGCCAGCTCCAAGGGCAAGGAGAAAGGGTGGCACGAAACTTCCCTCGATTCCGGTCCCAGCCCCCCAGCTATGTCCGGCATCGTTCACCGCCCGTTGATCGGGGGTGCTTTAAAGACTAAAACAGTAGCCAGAGACGCCTCAGTGACGGAGGAGCCAAAGCGAGGGCCGCAGAGTCGCTATCATCAGCCTCAAAAGATTTTCGAAATACCAGCGGAGTCGAAACTGCCGGATAACAACAACGAACGGAGCTTGGAATCGCCGAACAATTGCACCGTAGTTCAGGCCGGAAAGTACCAGCCGTACAGAGAGGTGACGAAACCCTTTGAAATGTCAGATTTCTACAAATACTCGACCAAGTATCGCAAGCGAAACGAGAACGCCGCTGCCATTCCGGCTGCGTCGCAAAGCTCGATTGTTATCGGCACAAATGCCACGATCGCGGCTAATTCATCCAGTACTTCAAAACTGCCCCAAGATCCTAGGGTGAATATGATGATACAAATGAGTCAAGAACTGAGGCTGGAAAATTTAGAGGAAAGAACTGTGCCCAGTCCCGTTCAAAAAAGGATTTATCAACCCCTTCAACGAATGACTTGTCAGCCGTACAACGCGCTGAG GCCGGAAGAAGGGGGCGAGGAGTGGTACGTTTCGGAAAAAGAAGCGGCATCAAGCGCAACGCTGGTTTAA
- the LOC124411825 gene encoding uncharacterized protein LOC124411825 isoform X3 — translation MVMAGNENGAGLATEEPLTSRLQWLQQRRQALQEKLLQKNNELKNLCIDEAELTGILPPEIPLEPGESPPSFRRRVGTAFTYPQNLINKLKTTEAEESALELERQVQVGIAEAALGIFNDAGESKAVRRKHRLVYQQSQRRLQELDARLNFVRQAHGKSQRASQVPHVSSYATQPHPQRDGKHRTKKPRPPLESTGSDRSSKSSRGLLQEGGVSLSPLGQENNYSTYPGTGYQEPEHLHSPLTTVYNQNRMPHPIATVTTRQQSPKLLLDSDLNDNHNVYILPDQYRARTYSHGSGGSRNPNHYLDAERNYRPVPNTYTEQERLLRYRQLQLQQQQQQQQQLLQNHQQYPEYKVPDNEILRFHSTGPQFYQEMEGNVRRYVHTPDYQPGFGKQQQPQRREMREMVGSRVSLRTNGPPNDPHQPPGYWMRYEDEIIWCPDEQPVDKFGSLDRRKRHTSQHGKTTGGPNNADHQIRYHTVAGSKSTSLLPRHNVPLNPPQQEQTATQPPSRMLLRTQSLGSVETWNSGQSHDSQDKDTTDNASSKGKEKGWHETSLDSGPSPPAMSGIVHRPLIGGALKTKTVARDASVTEEPKRGPQSRYHQPQKIFEIPAESKLPDNNNERSLESPNNCTVVQAGKYQPYREVTKPFEMSDFYKYSTKYRKRNENAAAIPAASQSSIVIGTNATIAANSSSTSKLPQDPRVNMMIQMSQELRLENLEERTVPSPVQKRIYQPLQRMTCQPYNALR, via the exons ATGG TTATGGCAGGGAATGAGAATGGGGCGGGACTGGCGACGGAGGAACCGCTGACATCGAGGCTACAGTGGCTGCAGCAGCGTCGTCAAGCTCTGCAAGAAAAGTTACTTCAAAAGAACAACGAACTCAAAAATCTTTGTATAGACGAGGCTGAGCTAACCGGGATTCTGCCGCCGGAAATACCGCTGGAGCCTGGGGAAAGTCCCCCGAGTTTTCGGCGAAGAGTTGGCACTGCTTTTACCTATCCCCAAAATCTTATAAATAAACTCAAGACGACTGAAGCG GAGGAATCTGCGTTAGAATTGGAACGCCAAGTACAAGTTGGAATTGCCGAAGCTGCATTGGGAATCTTCAATGACGCAGGGGAGAGCAAAGCTGTACGTCGCAAGCACAGACTTGTCTATCAACAGAGTCAACGCCGTCTTCAGGAACTGGACGCTCGTCTCAACTTCGTCAGACAGGCGCACGGAAAGAGTCAGCGAGCTTCACAGGTTCCCCATGTTTCGTCGTACGCAACTCAACCCCATCCACAAAGAGATGGAAAGCATAGGACCAAAAAGCCTCGACCGCCGTTAGAATCAACTG GTAGCGACAGATCATCGAAATCGTCCAGAGGCTTGCTTCAAGAAGGCGGGGTCAGTCTCAGTCCCTTGGGGCAAGAGAACAACTACAGCACTTATCCAGGAACGGGATACCAGGAGCCAGAGCACCTGCACTCCCCGCTGACAACTGTCTACAATCAAAACCGTATGCCTCATCCGATAGCCACCGTCACAACTCGTCAGCAAAGTCCTAAGCTGCTTTTAGACAGCGACCTGAACGACAATCATAACGTGTACATACTCCCTGATCAATATCGTGCGAGAACCTATTCCCACGGAAGCGGAGGTTCGCGGAATCCGAACCACTACCTGGACGCGGAAAGAAATTATAGACCCGTCCCCAACACGTACACAGAACAGGAGAGGCTGCTGCGTTACCGGCAATTGCAGCttcaacagcag caacaacaacagcaacagctgTTGCAAAATCATCAGCAATACCCAGAGTACAAAGTTCCCGACAATGAGATTCTACGGTTTCATTCCACCGGACCGCAGTTCTACCAGGAAATGGAAGGCAACGTTCGTCGTTACGTTCACACGCCTGACTATCAGCCGGGTTTCGGTAAGCAGCAACAACCCCAGCGGAGAGAAATGCGGGAAATGGTCGGTAGCAGAGTTTCGTTGAGAACGAATGGGCCCCCGAATGACCCGCACCAGCCACCCGGGTACTGGATGCGATACGAAGACGAGATAATTTGGTGCCCGGACGAGCAGCCGGTCGATAAATTCGGGAGCTTGGATCGCAGGAAGCGCCATACTTCTCAGCACGGAAAAACGACGGGAGGGCCGAATAATGCTGACCATCAGATTCGGTACCACACCGTGGCGGGGAGCAAAAGCACGTCGCTTCTACCGCGGCATAACGTTCCCCTGAATCCCCCGCAGCAGGAACAAACGGCAACTCAACCCCCGAGCAGGATGCTACTCAGAACACAATCTCTCGGGAGTGTAGAGACGTGGAATTCGGGACAGTCGCACGACTCACAGGACAAGGACACCACCGACAACGCCAGCTCCAAGGGCAAGGAGAAAGGGTGGCACGAAACTTCCCTCGATTCCGGTCCCAGCCCCCCAGCTATGTCCGGCATCGTTCACCGCCCGTTGATCGGGGGTGCTTTAAAGACTAAAACAGTAGCCAGAGACGCCTCAGTGACGGAGGAGCCAAAGCGAGGGCCGCAGAGTCGCTATCATCAGCCTCAAAAGATTTTCGAAATACCAGCGGAGTCGAAACTGCCGGATAACAACAACGAACGGAGCTTGGAATCGCCGAACAATTGCACCGTAGTTCAGGCCGGAAAGTACCAGCCGTACAGAGAGGTGACGAAACCCTTTGAAATGTCAGATTTCTACAAATACTCGACCAAGTATCGCAAGCGAAACGAGAACGCCGCTGCCATTCCGGCTGCGTCGCAAAGCTCGATTGTTATCGGCACAAATGCCACGATCGCGGCTAATTCATCCAGTACTTCAAAACTGCCCCAAGATCCTAGGGTGAATATGATGATACAAATGAGTCAAGAACTGAGGCTGGAAAATTTAGAGGAAAGAACTGTGCCCAGTCCCGTTCAAAAAAGGATTTATCAACCCCTTCAACGAATGACTTGTCAGCCGTACAACGCGCTGAGGTAG
- the LOC124411825 gene encoding uncharacterized protein LOC124411825 isoform X2, which produces MVMAGNENGAGLATEEPLTSRLQWLQQRRQALQEKLLQKNNELKNLCIDEAELTGILPPEIPLEPGESPPSFRRRVGTAFTYPQNLINKLKTTEAEESALELERQVQVGIAEAALGIFNDAGESKAVRRKHRLVYQQSQRRLQELDARLNFVRQAHGKSQRASQVPHVSSYATQPHPQRDGKHRTKKPRPPLESTGSDRSSKSSRGLLQEGGVSLSPLGQENNYSTYPGTGYQEPEHLHSPLTTVYNQNRMPHPIATVTTRQQSPKLLLDSDLNDNHNVYILPDQYRARTYSHGSGGSRNPNHYLDAERNYRPVPNTYTEQERLLRYRQLQLQQQQQQQQQLLQNHQQYPEYKVPDNEILRFHSTGPQFYQEMEGNVRRYVHTPDYQPGFGKQQQPQRREMREMVGSRVSLRTNGPPNDPHQPPGYWMRYEDEIIWCPDEQPVDKFGSLDRRKRHTSQHGKTTGGPNNADHQIRYHTVAGSKSTSLLPRHNVPLNPPQQEQTATQPPSRMLLRTQSLGSVETWNSGQSHDSQDKDTTDNASSKGKEKGWHETSLDSGPSPPAMSGIVHRPLIGGALKTKTVARDASVTEEPKRGPQSRYHQPQKIFEIPAESKLPDNNNERSLESPNNCTVVQAGKYQPYREVTKPFEMSDFYKYSTKYRKRNENAAAIPAASQSSIVIGTNATIAANSSSTSKLPQDPRVNMMIQMSQELRLENLEERTVPSPVQKRIYQPLQRMTCQPYNALRPEEGGEEWYVSEKEAASSATLV; this is translated from the exons ATGG TTATGGCAGGGAATGAGAATGGGGCGGGACTGGCGACGGAGGAACCGCTGACATCGAGGCTACAGTGGCTGCAGCAGCGTCGTCAAGCTCTGCAAGAAAAGTTACTTCAAAAGAACAACGAACTCAAAAATCTTTGTATAGACGAGGCTGAGCTAACCGGGATTCTGCCGCCGGAAATACCGCTGGAGCCTGGGGAAAGTCCCCCGAGTTTTCGGCGAAGAGTTGGCACTGCTTTTACCTATCCCCAAAATCTTATAAATAAACTCAAGACGACTGAAGCG GAGGAATCTGCGTTAGAATTGGAACGCCAAGTACAAGTTGGAATTGCCGAAGCTGCATTGGGAATCTTCAATGACGCAGGGGAGAGCAAAGCTGTACGTCGCAAGCACAGACTTGTCTATCAACAGAGTCAACGCCGTCTTCAGGAACTGGACGCTCGTCTCAACTTCGTCAGACAGGCGCACGGAAAGAGTCAGCGAGCTTCACAGGTTCCCCATGTTTCGTCGTACGCAACTCAACCCCATCCACAAAGAGATGGAAAGCATAGGACCAAAAAGCCTCGACCGCCGTTAGAATCAACTG GTAGCGACAGATCATCGAAATCGTCCAGAGGCTTGCTTCAAGAAGGCGGGGTCAGTCTCAGTCCCTTGGGGCAAGAGAACAACTACAGCACTTATCCAGGAACGGGATACCAGGAGCCAGAGCACCTGCACTCCCCGCTGACAACTGTCTACAATCAAAACCGTATGCCTCATCCGATAGCCACCGTCACAACTCGTCAGCAAAGTCCTAAGCTGCTTTTAGACAGCGACCTGAACGACAATCATAACGTGTACATACTCCCTGATCAATATCGTGCGAGAACCTATTCCCACGGAAGCGGAGGTTCGCGGAATCCGAACCACTACCTGGACGCGGAAAGAAATTATAGACCCGTCCCCAACACGTACACAGAACAGGAGAGGCTGCTGCGTTACCGGCAATTGCAGCttcaacagcag caacaacaacagcaacagctgTTGCAAAATCATCAGCAATACCCAGAGTACAAAGTTCCCGACAATGAGATTCTACGGTTTCATTCCACCGGACCGCAGTTCTACCAGGAAATGGAAGGCAACGTTCGTCGTTACGTTCACACGCCTGACTATCAGCCGGGTTTCGGTAAGCAGCAACAACCCCAGCGGAGAGAAATGCGGGAAATGGTCGGTAGCAGAGTTTCGTTGAGAACGAATGGGCCCCCGAATGACCCGCACCAGCCACCCGGGTACTGGATGCGATACGAAGACGAGATAATTTGGTGCCCGGACGAGCAGCCGGTCGATAAATTCGGGAGCTTGGATCGCAGGAAGCGCCATACTTCTCAGCACGGAAAAACGACGGGAGGGCCGAATAATGCTGACCATCAGATTCGGTACCACACCGTGGCGGGGAGCAAAAGCACGTCGCTTCTACCGCGGCATAACGTTCCCCTGAATCCCCCGCAGCAGGAACAAACGGCAACTCAACCCCCGAGCAGGATGCTACTCAGAACACAATCTCTCGGGAGTGTAGAGACGTGGAATTCGGGACAGTCGCACGACTCACAGGACAAGGACACCACCGACAACGCCAGCTCCAAGGGCAAGGAGAAAGGGTGGCACGAAACTTCCCTCGATTCCGGTCCCAGCCCCCCAGCTATGTCCGGCATCGTTCACCGCCCGTTGATCGGGGGTGCTTTAAAGACTAAAACAGTAGCCAGAGACGCCTCAGTGACGGAGGAGCCAAAGCGAGGGCCGCAGAGTCGCTATCATCAGCCTCAAAAGATTTTCGAAATACCAGCGGAGTCGAAACTGCCGGATAACAACAACGAACGGAGCTTGGAATCGCCGAACAATTGCACCGTAGTTCAGGCCGGAAAGTACCAGCCGTACAGAGAGGTGACGAAACCCTTTGAAATGTCAGATTTCTACAAATACTCGACCAAGTATCGCAAGCGAAACGAGAACGCCGCTGCCATTCCGGCTGCGTCGCAAAGCTCGATTGTTATCGGCACAAATGCCACGATCGCGGCTAATTCATCCAGTACTTCAAAACTGCCCCAAGATCCTAGGGTGAATATGATGATACAAATGAGTCAAGAACTGAGGCTGGAAAATTTAGAGGAAAGAACTGTGCCCAGTCCCGTTCAAAAAAGGATTTATCAACCCCTTCAACGAATGACTTGTCAGCCGTACAACGCGCTGAG GCCGGAAGAAGGGGGCGAGGAGTGGTACGTTTCGGAAAAAGAAGCGGCATCAAGCGCAACGCTGGTTTAA
- the LOC124411829 gene encoding probable E3 ubiquitin-protein ligase makorin-1 produces MADIWKQSVVCRYFVNGICREGSNCRYQHVQGARQDSAPGTAAADQNTLSNTGLCRFFKQGSCKFGSRCKFRHSSRDEPAPSTAGASSSHTKTAALSKTTNIVPENDGKEERRRAEEWVKAPEFVPSSLSAASSSTSESASASATTSTPLSYAQALNPHGQTSNPASEPLCPYAEASGICKKTDCTYLHGDMCELCGRAALHPHNEEHRKRHTNACVKQHEVNMELSFAIQRSREKSCGVCFETIMEKSSREQRFGILPNCNHCFCLTCIRKWRQAKQFDNKIIRACPECRVASDFVCPSMYWVDTKEEKEKLIVDYKEALSTKDCKYFNKGRGKCPFGNKCFYLHALPDGTKTDVGPPVRHHRYADADIDFLQQMILWDFLDERDSRWMYSIDDLEEIVAFFSDSEDSDWSEYELFFD; encoded by the exons ATGGCTGATATCTGGAAACAAAGCGTTGTATGCCG GTACTTTGTAAATGGCATCTGTCGAGAGGGAAGTAATTGCAGATACCAACACGTTCAGGGTGCGAGACAAGATTCGGCCCCCGGTACCGCAGCGGCAGATCAAAATACTTTGTCAAACACAGGTCTATGCCGTTTCTTCAAACAGGGCTCGTGCAAGTTTGGTAGCCGATGCAAATTCAGGCACTCTTCTCGCGACGAACCTGCTCCTTCTACCGCTGGCGCTTCTTCGTCTCATACTAAAACTGCTGCTCTAAGCAAGACGACAAATATTGTACCAGAAAATGA TGGTAAAGAGGAGCGTCGACGTGCAGAGGAATGGGTGAAAGCGCCAGAATTCGTTCCCTCATCCCTGTCAGCTGCGTCATCGTCAACTTCGGAATCAGCTAGCGCCTCGGCGACAACCTCGACACCTTTATCTTACGCCCAGGCATTGAATCCTCATGGCCAAACCTCAAACCCAGCCTCTGAACCTCTTTGTCCATATGCGGAGGCCAGCGGTATCTGCAAAAAAACAGACTGCACGTACCTGCACGGAGACATGTGCGAACTGTGCGGCAGAGCTGCTCTGCATCCGCATAACGAGGAACATCGAAAGAGACACACAAAT GCCTGCGTCAAACAGCACGAAGTCAACATGGAATTGTCATTTGCGATTCAGAGAAGCAGAGAAAAATCGTGTGGTGTCTGCTTTGAAACTATTATGGAAAAGTCGTCGCGAGAACAGAGATTTGGTATACTGCCTAACTGCAATCACTGCTTCTGCTTGACCTGCATAAGGAAGTGGCGGCAAGCTAAGCAGTTTGACAATAAAATTATCCGTGCTTGCCCCGAGTGTCGTGTCGCGTCTGATTTCGTCTGCCCTAGCATGTATTGGGTTGACACGaaggaagagaaggaaaaactgATCGTCGATTACAAAGAAGCATTGAG CACCAAGGACTGCAAGTATTTCAACAAAGGTCGTGGAAAATGTCCCTTTGGCAATAAGTGCTTTTATCTACACGCCTTGCCAGATGGTACAAAAACAGATGTCGGACCGCCTGTGCGGCACCATCGCTATGCCGATGCCGACATAGACTTTCTACAA CAGATGATCTTGTGGGATTTCCTCGACGAGCGAGATAGTCGCTGGATGTACAGCATTGACGACCTGGAAGAAATCGTTGCCTTTTTCTCTGATTCCGAAGACTCCGATTGGTCAGagtatgaattattttttgattag